Proteins found in one Neomonachus schauinslandi chromosome 1, ASM220157v2, whole genome shotgun sequence genomic segment:
- the CSPG5 gene encoding chondroitin sulfate proteoglycan 5 isoform X2: protein MGRAGGGGPGRGPPLLLLLLGATLVLAAGAAPAREAGSAVEAEEQVKSVLEWKPRANGTREKAGPPAAGEDETSWTAPGGQPAVVGTGVGPEEALEASAAVTGTAWLEADSLGLGGVTAEAGSGDTQALPATLPAPEEALGQSSMPSATPEATEASGPPSPTPGDKLSPGPELPKESPLEVWLNLGGSTHDPHGPEPTFPFQGTLEPQPASDIIDIDYFEGLDGEGRGADLGSFPGSPGTSEHHSDTGGETPSWSLLDLYDDFTPFDESDFYPTTSFYDDLDEEEEEEEDDKDAVGGGDLEDESDLLVPTEKPGLGPGTGQPTSRWHAVPPQHTLGMVPGSSIALRPRPGEPGRDLAPSENGTECRSGFVRHNGSCRSVCDLFPSYCHNGGQCYLVENIGAFCRCNTQDYIWHKGMRCESIITDFQVMCVAVGSAALVLLLLFMMTVFFAKKLYLLKTENTKLRRTKMIPVLPTKSRKLSSPA from the exons ATGGGccgagctgggggcgggggcccgGGCCGGGggccgccgctgctgctgctgcttctgggGGCCACGCTGGTCCTCGCTGCCGGGGCCGCGCCGG CGCGTGAGGCGGGCAGCGCCGTCGAGGCCGAGGAGCAGGTGAAGAGCGTCCTGGAGTGGAAGCCGCGTGCCAACGGCACGCGGGAGAAGGCCGGCCCACCAGCTGCTGGAGAGGATGAGACCTCGTGGACTGCACCTGGCGGCCAGCCGGCCGTGGTGGGCACTGGGGTCGGGCCAGAGGAGGCACTGGAGGCGTCCGCGGCGGTGACCGGCACCGCCTGGCTGGAGGCCGACAGCCTCGGCCTGGGTGGAGTGACCGCAGAGGCCGGCAGCGGCGACACCCAGGCCCTTCCAGCCACGCTCCCGGCTCCCGAGGAGGCCCTGGGACAGTCATCGATGCCCTCTGCCACCCCCGAGGCTACAGAGGCCAGCGgaccaccctcccccactcctggcGACAAGCTGAGCCCAGGCCCCGAACTCCCCAAGGAGAGCCCCTTGGAGGTTTGGCTGAACCTGGGAGGCAGCACACATGACCCGCATGGGCCAGAGCCCACGTTCCCCTTTCAGGGCACACTGGAGCCCCAGCCGGCATCAGATATAATTGACATCGACTACTTCGAAGGATTGGATGGTGAGGGCCGTGGCGCGGACCTGGGGAGCTTCCCGGGGTCGCCAGGGACCTCAGAGCACCACTCCGATACTGGGGGAGAGACCCCTTCCTGGAGCCTGCTTGACTTATACGATGACTTCACCCCCTTTGATGAATCTGACTTCTACCCCACCACATCCTTCTATGATGACttggatgaagaggaggaggaagaggaggatgacaAGGATGCAGTGGGAGGTGGAGACCTGGAAGATGAAAGTGACCTTCTGGTGCCCACTGAGAAGCCTGGTCTGGGGCCCGGGACTGGCCAGCCCACCAGTCGGTGGCATGCTGTCCCCCCACAGCATACTCTGGGGATGGTCCCTGGCAGCAGCATCGCCCTCAGGCCCCGCCCGGGAGAGCCAGGCAGGGACCTGGCCCCAAGTGAGAATGGCACTGAGTGCCGCAGCGGCTTTGTGCGGCATAACGGCTCCTGCCGGTCAGTGTGCGACCTCTTCCCAAGTTACTGCCACAATGGCGGCCAGTGCTACCTGGTGGAGAACATAGGGGCCTTCTGCAG GTGTAACACGCAGGACTACATCTGGCACAAGGGGATGCGCTGCGAGTCCATCATCACCGACTTCCAGGTGATGTGCGTGGCCGTCGGCTCCGCCGCCCTCGTCCTGCTCCTGCTGTTCATGATGACGGTGTTCTTCGCCAAGAAGCTCTATCTGCTCAAGACAGAGAACACCAAGCTGCGTAGGACCAA